In the Campylobacter sp. RM6914 genome, one interval contains:
- a CDS encoding ribonuclease domain-containing protein, with protein sequence MNKKTILSLVFLLAVSINFFINQPSNTPNQIQQTQINIDKNGVYTSKKEVASYVFYYKHLPNNYITKKEALKLGWQANKGNLWEVAKGKSIGGDVFRNFERKLPEAKGRIWREADIDYKGGKRGAKRIVFSNDGLIFYTADHYESFEQVKNEK encoded by the coding sequence ATGAACAAAAAAACGATTTTATCTCTTGTATTTTTACTTGCGGTATCTATAAATTTCTTTATAAATCAACCAAGCAACACGCCAAACCAAATCCAACAAACACAGATAAATATCGATAAAAACGGTGTTTATACAAGCAAAAAAGAAGTTGCTAGCTATGTCTTTTACTACAAACATCTTCCAAATAACTACATAACTAAAAAAGAAGCTTTAAAGCTTGGTTGGCAGGCAAACAAAGGCAACCTATGGGAAGTGGCCAAAGGTAAAAGTATCGGTGGAGATGTTTTTAGAAATTTTGAAAGAAAACTTCCCGAGGCAAAAGGTCGTATATGGCGCGAGGCGGATATCGACTACAAAGGCGGCAAGCGTGGCGCAAAACGCATAGTATTTTCAAACGACGGGCTGATATTTTATACCGCCGATCATTATGAGAGCTTTGAACAAGTAAAAAATGAAAAGTAA
- a CDS encoding MFS transporter: MFKSVLPISFIIGSRFFGIFIILPVISLYALELDGSNEFLIGVLIGVYALMQVIFQIPFGYLSDRFGRKVTLLFGLLVFIVGGFICAWAQDIYTMILGRLVQGVGAIGGVATALISDNTKEEMRGKAMAIMGGFIGVSFALSMLIAPAMSAKFGLSSLFYLSIMLTFLSIILLYTLVPKEQKIESFRSKTPFFKLISNKNLFLMNTTNFMQKMLMSVAFLIIPIVLVHDFGWDKQELWKIYSISTVFGFMAMGLGGAMGEKRGLGKQLLLIGILLFIAAYLLFGFSANEIMFCAGIVMFFIGFNLHEPIMQSIASKFAKAGEKGAALGVFNSSGFMGTFIGGVGAGALLKFFDLDALCGVFILLCIVWLILLTRLDNPALFKNLYLELSKSLNLNEISQLKGIVECYKTQTNYVIKYNSQIITQDQLKEALGI; encoded by the coding sequence ATGTTTAAAAGCGTTTTGCCTATATCTTTTATCATTGGTAGTAGATTTTTTGGTATTTTTATCATTCTTCCGGTTATCAGCCTTTATGCGCTTGAGCTTGATGGTTCAAACGAATTTCTAATCGGCGTTCTAATCGGTGTTTACGCGCTCATGCAGGTGATCTTCCAGATACCTTTTGGCTATCTTTCGGATCGTTTCGGACGCAAGGTTACACTACTTTTTGGACTTTTAGTCTTTATCGTCGGTGGATTTATCTGTGCGTGGGCGCAAGATATTTATACCATGATTCTTGGTCGTTTAGTCCAAGGCGTAGGCGCGATAGGTGGCGTGGCGACGGCACTTATAAGCGACAACACAAAAGAAGAGATGCGCGGTAAGGCTATGGCGATAATGGGTGGCTTTATCGGAGTTTCATTTGCGCTTTCAATGCTTATAGCTCCAGCAATGAGCGCTAAATTTGGACTTTCAAGCCTCTTTTATCTTAGTATCATGCTTACTTTTTTAAGCATTATCTTACTCTACACTCTAGTGCCAAAAGAGCAAAAGATAGAGTCCTTTCGTTCAAAAACTCCATTTTTCAAACTAATCTCAAATAAAAATTTATTTCTCATGAACACTACAAATTTTATGCAAAAGATGCTGATGTCTGTCGCATTTTTGATAATTCCTATCGTCTTAGTGCATGATTTTGGCTGGGATAAACAAGAGCTTTGGAAAATCTACTCCATTTCCACGGTATTTGGTTTTATGGCCATGGGCTTGGGCGGAGCGATGGGAGAAAAAAGAGGGCTTGGAAAGCAACTTTTGCTCATAGGAATTTTACTATTTATTGCGGCTTATCTACTTTTTGGCTTTAGCGCAAACGAGATCATGTTTTGTGCAGGGATCGTGATGTTTTTCATCGGCTTTAATCTTCACGAACCAATAATGCAATCAATCGCCTCAAAATTTGCAAAAGCAGGAGAAAAAGGTGCCGCACTTGGAGTGTTTAACTCCTCTGGCTTTATGGGGACATTTATCGGCGGAGTTGGCGCGGGTGCTTTACTCAAATTTTTCGATCTTGACGCTCTTTGCGGAGTCTTTATTCTGCTTTGTATAGTTTGGCTTATACTTTTAACAAGACTTGATAATCCCGCTTTATTTAAAAATTTATACCTAGAGCTTTCTAAGAGTCTAAATTTAAATGAAATTTCACAACTAAAAGGCATAGTTGAGTGCTATAAAACACAAACAAACTATGTGATAAAATACAACTCGCAAATCATAACCCAAGATCAGCTCAAAGAAGCACTAGGAATTTAA
- a CDS encoding non-canonical purine NTP pyrophosphatase: MKIVLATSNKGKVKEIREFLKEYEIYALSEIMSPFEIVENGEDFKQNALIKARAVFKKLCELNLQDEFIALSDDSGISVDVLGGAPGIYSARYSGEGATDASNRAKLIEGLKNKNVKSSKAHYTACIAVASKYGEFSAHGFMNGMAIDKERGENGFGYDALFIPNGFNHTLGELKDDVKLEISHRSKGLLLIKFVLKSLKKKFK; the protein is encoded by the coding sequence ATGAAAATAGTACTTGCAACATCAAACAAAGGTAAGGTAAAAGAGATAAGAGAATTTCTAAAAGAGTATGAAATTTACGCATTAAGCGAGATCATGTCGCCGTTTGAGATAGTTGAAAACGGAGAGGACTTTAAGCAAAATGCACTCATCAAAGCTCGCGCGGTTTTTAAGAAGCTTTGCGAGTTAAATTTGCAAGATGAATTTATCGCATTAAGCGATGACAGTGGCATAAGTGTCGATGTTTTAGGTGGCGCGCCCGGAATTTACTCGGCTAGATATAGTGGCGAGGGAGCTACTGATGCCAGCAACCGTGCAAAGCTGATCGAAGGACTAAAAAATAAAAACGTTAAAAGCTCAAAGGCGCATTATACGGCCTGTATCGCAGTGGCTTCAAAATACGGTGAATTTAGCGCACATGGTTTTATGAACGGAATGGCGATTGATAAAGAAAGAGGTGAAAACGGTTTTGGATATGACGCGCTTTTTATCCCAAACGGTTTTAATCATACACTCGGAGAGCTCAAAGATGATGTGAAGCTTGAAATTTCACATCGCTCAAAAGGGCTTTTGCTTATTAAATTTGTATTAAAGTCGTTAAAAAAGAAATTTAAGTAG
- a CDS encoding tetratricopeptide repeat protein, whose protein sequence is MYKIFAGILFVMILLVGCAKPDTAQKHFENFEAAMKVKDYDKAKKNVDSACAMNHAQACYADGQLYLHAQNKPSAIKRFTKACEFDHALACAKLGRLLMGSSDIKGGFEALKKACELQDALSCAYLARLHTVGMGEVIKKDESIASEYHKKACMIDKEFCEQNK, encoded by the coding sequence ATGTATAAAATCTTTGCGGGGATTTTGTTTGTGATGATTTTGCTGGTGGGTTGCGCTAAGCCGGATACCGCACAAAAGCATTTTGAAAATTTTGAAGCGGCAATGAAAGTTAAGGACTATGATAAGGCTAAGAAAAACGTAGATAGTGCGTGCGCTATGAACCATGCGCAGGCGTGTTATGCGGATGGTCAGCTTTATTTGCATGCGCAAAATAAACCATCGGCAATTAAGAGATTTACCAAAGCTTGCGAGTTTGATCATGCGTTAGCTTGCGCAAAACTAGGGCGACTTTTAATGGGAAGTTCAGATATTAAAGGTGGTTTTGAGGCTTTGAAAAAGGCGTGTGAACTACAAGATGCTCTATCTTGCGCTTATCTTGCTAGATTGCATACGGTTGGTATGGGTGAAGTTATAAAAAAAGATGAAAGTATAGCAAGCGAGTATCATAAAAAAGCATGTATGATCGATAAAGAATTTTGTGAGCAAAACAAATGA
- a CDS encoding BaiN/RdsA family NAD(P)/FAD-dependent oxidoreductase, with protein MDKIYDVLIIGAGASGLFLAANLKAKNVAILEKNPSAGNKILTSGGGRCNITNRHISEQNYLTDGKFIKKALNAFKFNDVLDFFKNIEFKEQKESQFFTKSSSKSVLNTLLQKINAKIFYNTEVINASKNGEIFEILSTKGEKFYAVNLVVATGGISYKRLGVSDIGLKIAQNFGLKTINFSPALVGFSVQKSEFWFKELSGISLNAKMSVGDKNLQGDILFTHKGISGPCVLNASLFWQKGTISINFLPNFEPKNLTQGKKQLTSVLPLPKRFVLEFLRQNNIQDAAFSEYSNDEKAKILELFNYRFAPAGTFGFDKAEVSKGGVTTAQIDENFQSKDIKNLYFIGEVLDVTGMLGGYNLHFAFTSAKIVSNALNKVY; from the coding sequence GTGGATAAAATTTATGACGTTTTAATCATCGGTGCAGGCGCTTCAGGGCTCTTTCTAGCAGCAAATTTAAAAGCAAAAAACGTAGCTATCCTTGAGAAAAATCCATCCGCCGGAAATAAAATTTTAACCAGTGGCGGAGGTCGTTGTAATATCACAAATAGGCACATCAGCGAGCAAAACTACCTTACAGATGGTAAATTTATAAAAAAAGCCTTGAATGCGTTTAAGTTTAATGATGTTTTAGACTTTTTTAAAAATATCGAATTTAAAGAGCAAAAAGAGTCGCAGTTTTTTACAAAAAGCTCTTCCAAAAGTGTTTTAAACACGCTTTTACAAAAGATAAATGCTAAAATTTTTTACAACACCGAGGTTATAAACGCTAGTAAAAACGGTGAAATTTTTGAAATTTTATCAACAAAGGGCGAGAAATTTTATGCCGTAAATTTAGTCGTAGCAACCGGGGGTATAAGCTATAAAAGGCTTGGAGTAAGCGATATAGGGCTTAAAATCGCACAAAATTTCGGGCTCAAAACGATAAATTTCTCCCCTGCCCTAGTTGGCTTTAGCGTTCAAAAAAGCGAATTTTGGTTTAAAGAACTAAGCGGAATTAGCCTAAATGCTAAAATGTCTGTAGGTGATAAAAATTTACAAGGCGACATACTTTTTACACACAAAGGTATTAGCGGTCCTTGCGTGCTTAACGCCTCACTTTTTTGGCAAAAGGGGACAATTAGTATAAATTTCTTACCAAATTTCGAGCCTAAGAATTTAACCCAAGGCAAAAAACAACTAACAAGCGTCCTGCCTTTGCCAAAGAGATTTGTGCTTGAATTTCTACGTCAAAACAACATACAAGACGCTGCTTTTAGCGAATATAGCAATGATGAAAAGGCTAAAATTTTAGAGCTTTTTAACTATCGTTTCGCACCTGCCGGGACATTTGGATTTGACAAAGCAGAAGTGTCTAAAGGTGGGGTTACTACTGCACAAATTGATGAAAATTTCCAGAGCAAGGATATTAAAAATTTATACTTTATCGGCGAAGTTTTAGACGTTACCGGCATGCTTGGCGGTTATAATCTCCACTTTGCTTTCACAAGTGCCAAAATCGTCTCAAACGCGCTTAATAAGGTATATTAA
- a CDS encoding barstar family protein codes for MKSKASKHTRYVIDASKITDKQSLLSCIQVAFFPHLNECAKNLDAFWDELNSLRNGKILIKNAQILLNTKDDFAQNMLTFLNALKDEGWKIKFKEAKDA; via the coding sequence ATGAAAAGTAAAGCTTCAAAACACACAAGATACGTCATCGACGCTAGTAAGATAACAGACAAACAAAGCTTACTATCTTGTATTCAAGTCGCTTTCTTTCCACATCTTAATGAATGCGCTAAAAATTTAGACGCGTTTTGGGATGAGTTAAACTCTTTGCGAAACGGTAAAATTTTAATAAAAAACGCACAAATTTTACTCAACACCAAAGATGACTTTGCACAAAATATGCTTACCTTTTTAAATGCCTTAAAAGATGAGGGCTGGAAGATAAAATTTAAAGAGGCAAAAGACGCTTGA
- a CDS encoding molybdopterin molybdotransferase MoeA yields the protein MKQWAKYEDTLEILRSTIKPWSNVQKVAITQALDRYIAVDIVAKDNYPSRELSAMDGYAFKWSQNLSELNLTTDLPAGTDKGLVINENECIKTFTGSLMSEGTDTLIPVENVEINGNKILIKKQVPKGFAVREIGESYKKGEILIKKGAKLGYAEIALLAELGEFHVSVFIRPRVAILATGSEIKDLGEALENPAQIRSSNHIALAMMMQKMGAEPIVCEIVRDKKELVQEAIVNALKSADVLITTGGVSMGDYDFVKAALKDNFNIIIDGAGIKPGRHIKVATSGDKYIFALPGFPYSAMVMCVLYVRVLLNAWFGVSEPKLTAILDEDYTKRSPFLEFTAVNLSVRDGKIYANLDGKKLGSSAIVNNLTNEAALLIVPKETEFIAKGEVVEILRMV from the coding sequence GTGAAACAATGGGCAAAATATGAAGATACGCTAGAAATTTTAAGATCAACGATAAAGCCTTGGAGTAATGTGCAAAAAGTAGCCATTACGCAAGCGCTTGACCGCTATATAGCCGTCGATATAGTCGCAAAAGACAACTATCCCTCAAGAGAGCTTTCGGCAATGGACGGCTACGCCTTTAAATGGAGTCAAAATTTAAGTGAACTAAATTTAACGACTGATTTGCCCGCAGGTACCGATAAAGGGCTAGTTATAAATGAAAATGAATGCATAAAAACTTTTACTGGCTCGCTTATGAGCGAAGGGACAGACACGCTTATACCGGTTGAAAACGTCGAAATAAACGGCAATAAAATTTTAATCAAAAAACAAGTACCAAAGGGTTTTGCCGTGCGTGAAATAGGCGAAAGCTATAAAAAAGGAGAAATTTTAATCAAAAAAGGCGCTAAGCTAGGTTATGCCGAGATCGCTCTTCTTGCCGAGCTTGGAGAATTTCATGTAAGCGTTTTTATCCGTCCTAGAGTCGCGATACTTGCAACCGGAAGCGAGATAAAAGACCTTGGTGAAGCACTTGAAAATCCGGCACAAATTAGAAGTTCAAACCATATCGCCTTGGCCATGATGATGCAAAAAATGGGAGCTGAGCCGATAGTTTGCGAGATAGTTCGCGATAAAAAAGAACTCGTGCAAGAAGCCATAGTAAACGCTCTTAAGAGTGCTGACGTGTTAATTACTACAGGTGGCGTTAGTATGGGGGACTATGACTTTGTAAAGGCGGCACTAAAAGATAATTTTAATATCATTATAGATGGGGCGGGCATAAAACCGGGACGTCATATAAAAGTCGCTACTTCAGGCGATAAATACATATTTGCACTTCCTGGTTTTCCTTACTCGGCGATGGTTATGTGCGTGCTTTACGTGCGCGTCTTGCTTAATGCTTGGTTTGGTGTAAGCGAGCCAAAACTAACGGCGATACTTGATGAAGACTACACGAAACGTTCGCCATTTTTAGAATTTACGGCTGTAAATTTAAGTGTGAGAGATGGTAAAATTTATGCAAATTTAGACGGTAAAAAGCTAGGAAGCTCCGCGATAGTAAATAACCTAACCAACGAAGCCGCACTTTTGATAGTGCCAAAAGAGACGGAATTTATCGCTAAAGGCGAGGTTGTTGAAATTTTAAGGATGGTTTAG